In Mucilaginibacter celer, one DNA window encodes the following:
- the rpoB gene encoding DNA-directed RNA polymerase subunit beta, giving the protein MANNNNQRVNFATSRKVIDYPDFLDVQLQSFQEFFQLETTSDNRYKEGLFKVFAENFPISDSRNIFVLEFLDYFIDPPRYDIQECIERGLTYSVPLKAKLRLSCNDEEHEDFETIVQDVYLGTIPYMTPKGTFVINGAERVIVSQLHRSPGVFFGQSRHTNGTKLYSARVIPFKGSWIEFATDVNNVMYAYIDRKKKFPVTTLLRAIGYDSDKDILELFELADEVKVSKSGLKKYIGRKLAARVLKTWIEDFVDEDTGEVVSIPRNEIILERETILEDDHIDMIIDAGVKTIILNKEDASTSGDYTIIYNTLQKDTSNSEKEAVEHIYRQLRNAEPPDEETARGIIDRLFFSDKRYDLGDVGRYRINRKLKLSTSEDTKVLTKQDIIAIVKYLIKLINSKAEVDDIDHLSNRRVRTVGEQLYAQFGVGLARMARTIRERMNIRDNEVFTPTDLINARTLSSVINSFFGTNQLSQFMDQTNPLAEITHKRRLSALGPGGLSRERAGFEVRDVHYTHYGRLCTIETPEGPNIGLISSLCVHAKINNLGFIETPYKRVVEGKVMVDEPVIYLSAEDEDGKTIGQANAVYNDKGEFELPRVKARFEGDFPVIEPERLDLMDIAPNQITSIAASLIPFLEHDDANRALMGSNMQRQAVPLLRPEAPIVGTGLEGRVAKDSRTLINAEGDGVVEYVDANEIRIKYDRNELDRLISFEGDIKSYRLTKFKKTNQSTTMNLKPIVKKGQRVEKGEVLCEGYATQNGELALGRNLKVAFMPWQGYNFEDAIVISERVVSQDIFTSIHVEEFELEVRDTKRGEEELTPDIPNVSEEATKDLDEDGIIRVGAEVKEGDILIGKITPKGESDPSPEEKLLRAIFGDKAGDVKDASLKTPPSIAGVVIDTKLFSRAKKTSKAEEKAQLEKLDNKHDKAVKDLKNTLIEKLFEIVNGKTSQGVYNVYKELQVPKGVKFTQKILVELNYDNINPTKWTTDDDKNDQIKILLHNFNIKYNEELGAYRRDKFAISVGDELPSGIVQMAKVYIAKKRKLKVGDKMAGRHGNKGIVARIVRDEDMPFLEDGTPVDIVLNPLGVPSRMNLGQIYETVLGWAGKELGLKFATPIFDGASHEEVEDWIKKAKLPESGRTYLYNGLTGDRFDQQTTVGIIYMLKLGHMVDDKMHARSIGPYSLITQQPLGGKAQFGGQRFGEMEVWALEAFGASNILQEILTVKSDDVIGRAKTYEAIVKGENLPTPSVPESFNVLVHELRGLGLDITLE; this is encoded by the coding sequence TTGGCAAACAATAATAATCAAAGAGTAAACTTTGCAACCAGCAGAAAGGTAATTGATTACCCTGATTTTCTGGATGTACAGTTACAATCTTTCCAGGAATTTTTTCAATTGGAAACTACTTCTGACAACCGTTATAAAGAAGGGCTGTTCAAAGTGTTTGCCGAAAACTTTCCTATCTCAGATTCAAGAAACATCTTTGTCCTGGAGTTTCTTGATTACTTTATTGATCCGCCACGTTATGATATACAAGAGTGTATCGAGCGCGGATTAACTTACAGCGTACCATTAAAAGCAAAACTTCGCCTGTCATGTAATGATGAGGAGCACGAGGATTTTGAAACAATTGTACAGGACGTGTATTTAGGTACCATCCCATACATGACCCCTAAAGGTACATTTGTTATTAATGGTGCCGAGCGCGTAATTGTATCACAGTTACACCGTTCGCCAGGCGTGTTCTTTGGTCAGAGCCGCCACACCAACGGTACTAAATTATACTCGGCCCGTGTTATCCCTTTCAAAGGTTCATGGATTGAGTTTGCTACAGACGTTAACAACGTGATGTATGCTTACATTGACCGTAAGAAGAAATTCCCGGTTACTACGTTACTTCGTGCCATCGGTTACGACTCGGATAAAGACATCCTTGAGTTGTTCGAACTGGCCGACGAGGTTAAAGTAAGCAAATCAGGCTTGAAAAAATATATCGGCCGTAAGCTTGCTGCAAGGGTTTTAAAAACCTGGATCGAAGACTTTGTGGATGAAGACACCGGTGAGGTGGTTTCTATCCCACGTAACGAGATCATCCTTGAGCGTGAAACCATTTTGGAAGACGACCATATTGACATGATCATCGATGCAGGTGTGAAAACCATCATCCTGAACAAGGAAGATGCTTCAACCAGCGGTGATTATACCATTATATATAATACCTTACAAAAAGATACTTCCAACTCTGAGAAGGAAGCGGTTGAGCACATCTACCGCCAGTTACGTAACGCTGAACCACCTGATGAAGAAACAGCTCGTGGTATCATCGATCGTTTGTTCTTCTCGGATAAAAGATATGATTTGGGCGATGTGGGTCGTTACCGCATCAACCGTAAGCTTAAGTTGAGCACTTCAGAAGATACTAAAGTGTTAACCAAGCAGGATATCATCGCGATTGTTAAATACCTGATCAAACTTATCAACTCAAAAGCTGAGGTGGATGATATCGATCACTTATCAAACCGTCGTGTACGTACCGTGGGCGAGCAGTTATATGCTCAGTTTGGTGTAGGTTTAGCGCGTATGGCCCGTACCATCCGCGAGCGTATGAACATTCGTGATAACGAGGTGTTCACACCAACCGATCTGATCAACGCGCGTACATTATCATCTGTGATCAACTCTTTCTTCGGAACAAACCAGTTATCACAGTTCATGGACCAAACCAATCCACTGGCAGAGATCACGCACAAGCGTCGTCTGTCAGCCTTAGGCCCCGGCGGTCTGTCGCGTGAGCGTGCAGGTTTCGAGGTTCGTGACGTTCACTACACCCACTACGGTAGGTTGTGTACTATCGAAACTCCCGAAGGTCCGAACATTGGTTTGATCTCATCACTTTGCGTACACGCCAAAATCAACAACTTAGGCTTTATCGAAACTCCATACAAACGCGTAGTTGAAGGTAAAGTAATGGTTGATGAGCCGGTTATCTACTTATCTGCTGAAGATGAAGACGGTAAAACTATCGGCCAGGCAAACGCGGTTTACAATGACAAAGGTGAGTTTGAATTGCCACGTGTAAAAGCACGTTTCGAAGGCGACTTCCCGGTTATCGAGCCAGAGCGTTTGGATTTGATGGATATCGCGCCAAACCAGATCACTTCAATCGCGGCTTCTCTGATTCCGTTCCTGGAGCATGATGACGCTAACCGTGCCTTGATGGGTTCGAACATGCAACGCCAGGCTGTACCATTGTTGCGCCCAGAAGCGCCAATTGTAGGTACAGGTTTGGAAGGCCGTGTAGCAAAAGACTCTCGTACCCTGATCAACGCCGAAGGCGATGGTGTGGTTGAGTATGTTGATGCTAACGAGATCCGTATTAAATATGACCGCAACGAACTGGATCGCTTGATCTCTTTCGAAGGTGATATCAAGAGCTACCGCTTAACCAAGTTTAAGAAAACCAACCAAAGCACCACCATGAACCTTAAGCCTATTGTTAAAAAAGGCCAAAGGGTTGAAAAAGGTGAGGTACTTTGCGAAGGTTACGCTACCCAAAATGGCGAGCTTGCATTAGGCCGTAACCTTAAAGTAGCGTTCATGCCTTGGCAGGGATATAACTTTGAGGATGCGATTGTAATTTCTGAGCGTGTTGTATCGCAGGATATATTTACTTCAATCCACGTTGAAGAGTTCGAGCTTGAAGTTCGTGACACTAAACGCGGTGAGGAAGAGTTAACACCAGATATCCCTAACGTATCAGAAGAAGCCACTAAAGACCTTGACGAAGACGGTATTATCCGTGTAGGTGCCGAGGTTAAAGAAGGCGACATCCTGATCGGTAAGATCACCCCTAAAGGTGAATCAGACCCTTCACCGGAAGAAAAACTGTTACGTGCTATCTTCGGTGATAAAGCCGGCGACGTAAAAGATGCTTCATTGAAAACCCCACCTTCAATTGCAGGTGTGGTTATCGATACCAAATTGTTCTCTCGTGCCAAGAAAACTTCAAAAGCTGAAGAAAAAGCACAGTTAGAGAAATTGGATAACAAGCATGATAAAGCTGTAAAAGATCTGAAAAATACTTTAATCGAGAAGTTATTTGAGATCGTTAACGGTAAAACTTCGCAAGGTGTTTATAACGTTTACAAAGAATTACAGGTTCCTAAAGGTGTTAAATTCACCCAAAAAATACTGGTTGAACTTAACTACGATAACATTAACCCAACTAAATGGACTACTGATGATGATAAGAATGATCAAATCAAGATCCTTCTTCACAACTTCAACATCAAGTACAATGAGGAGTTAGGTGCTTACCGCAGGGATAAGTTCGCTATCAGCGTGGGCGATGAGCTTCCATCAGGTATCGTACAGATGGCTAAAGTTTATATCGCTAAAAAGCGTAAGCTTAAAGTGGGTGATAAAATGGCAGGCCGTCACGGTAACAAAGGTATTGTTGCACGTATTGTACGTGATGAAGACATGCCTTTCCTTGAAGACGGAACACCGGTTGATATCGTGTTGAACCCGCTGGGTGTACCTTCACGTATGAACCTGGGCCAGATCTACGAAACCGTATTAGGCTGGGCCGGTAAAGAGCTTGGTTTGAAATTCGCTACTCCTATCTTCGACGGTGCAAGCCACGAAGAGGTAGAAGACTGGATTAAGAAAGCCAAACTACCAGAATCAGGCCGTACTTACCTGTACAATGGTTTAACAGGTGATCGTTTTGATCAGCAAACTACTGTAGGTATTATCTACATGCTGAAATTAGGTCACATGGTTGATGATAAGATGCACGCCCGTTCAATCGGACCGTACTCGCTTATCACACAACAGCCATTGGGTGGTAAAGCACAGTTCGGTGGTCAGCGTTTTGGTGAGATGGAGGTTTGGGCACTGGAAGCATTTGGTGCATCAAACATTCTGCAGGAGATATTAACCGTTAAATCGGATGATGTTATCGGCCGTGCCAAAACATATGAGGCTATTGTTAAAGGTGAAAACCTGCCAACGCCATCAGTACCAGAATCATTCAACGTATTGGTTCATGAGTTACGCGGCTTAGGTTTGGATATCACTTTAGAATAA
- the rplL gene encoding 50S ribosomal protein L7/L12, which translates to MADLKAFAEQLVNLTVKEVNELAQILKDEYGIEPAAAAVAVAAPAADGGDAAPAAAEQTAFDVILKEAGGAKLAVVKLVKDLTGLGLKEAKDLVDGAPKELKTGVTKEEAESLKKQLEEAGAVVEVK; encoded by the coding sequence ATGGCGGATTTAAAAGCGTTTGCTGAACAGTTGGTAAACTTAACAGTAAAAGAAGTAAACGAATTAGCTCAAATCTTGAAAGACGAGTATGGTATTGAGCCTGCTGCTGCAGCTGTGGCTGTTGCTGCTCCTGCTGCTGACGGTGGCGATGCTGCTCCAGCTGCTGCTGAGCAAACTGCATTTGACGTTATCCTGAAAGAAGCTGGTGGCGCTAAATTAGCAGTTGTTAAATTAGTAAAAGACTTAACCGGCCTTGGCTTGAAAGAAGCTAAAGATCTTGTTGACGGTGCACCAAAAGAACTTAAAACCGGTGTAACTAAAGAAGAAGCTGAATCTTTGAAAAAACAATTAGAAGAAGCTGGCGCAGTAGTTGAGGTTAAATAA
- the rplJ gene encoding 50S ribosomal protein L10, whose protein sequence is MNKEEKYDLVVALTEQIKEYGNFYITDTSDLTVAKINNIRRKCFENDITMQVTKNSLIKKAMEAAGGDFSPIYDVLKGSSSILFSKSATAPAKLIKQLRKTGEKPILKAAYIDSAVFIGDNQLDTLTKLKSKEQLIGEIVGLLQSPAKNVLSALQSGGTTIAGLVKTLQERG, encoded by the coding sequence ATGAATAAAGAAGAAAAATACGACCTTGTTGTAGCCCTTACTGAGCAGATCAAAGAGTATGGTAATTTTTATATCACTGATACTTCAGACCTGACTGTAGCCAAGATCAACAATATCCGCCGCAAATGTTTTGAAAACGACATTACGATGCAGGTAACCAAAAATAGCTTAATTAAAAAAGCTATGGAAGCTGCAGGCGGCGATTTTAGCCCGATATATGATGTATTAAAAGGTTCATCATCAATCCTTTTCTCAAAATCAGCAACTGCTCCGGCAAAGTTGATCAAACAATTAAGGAAAACAGGTGAAAAACCAATTTTAAAAGCAGCCTATATTGATTCGGCAGTATTTATTGGTGATAACCAACTGGATACTTTAACCAAGCTGAAATCGAAAGAACAACTGATCGGCGAGATAGTTGGCTTACTTCAATCACCTGCCAAAAATGTACTTTCTGCTCTACAATCAGGCGGAACTACTATTGCAGGCCTCGTAAAAACATTACAGGAAAGAGGTTAA
- the rplA gene encoding 50S ribosomal protein L1 translates to MARLTKNQKVALSKIEANKSYTLQDASALVKELTLTKFDSSVDIDVRLGVDPRKANQMVRGIATLPHGTGKTVRVLVLCTPDKEQEAKDAGADYVGLDDYIAKIEGGWTDVDIIITMPSVMAKVGRLGRILGPRNLMPNPKSGTVTPEVGKAVTEVKGGKIDFKVDKTGIIHTSIGKASFSADKIYENALEVLQTISKLKPSAAKGTYFKSIHISSTMSPGITVETKSVAGI, encoded by the coding sequence GTGGCAAGATTAACAAAAAATCAAAAAGTGGCACTCTCCAAAATTGAGGCAAACAAATCGTACACATTACAGGATGCATCTGCATTGGTAAAGGAATTAACCTTAACCAAATTTGATTCATCAGTTGATATAGACGTTCGTTTAGGTGTTGACCCACGTAAAGCCAATCAAATGGTGCGTGGTATTGCAACATTACCTCATGGTACCGGTAAAACTGTACGTGTATTAGTACTTTGTACTCCTGATAAGGAGCAAGAAGCTAAAGACGCAGGTGCAGATTACGTAGGTTTGGATGATTATATCGCCAAGATTGAAGGCGGATGGACTGATGTTGATATTATCATCACTATGCCAAGTGTTATGGCTAAAGTTGGTCGTTTGGGTCGTATTTTAGGTCCACGTAACTTGATGCCTAACCCTAAATCAGGTACAGTAACCCCAGAGGTTGGTAAAGCTGTAACTGAGGTAAAAGGTGGTAAAATTGACTTCAAGGTTGACAAAACCGGTATCATCCACACTTCGATAGGTAAAGCATCTTTCTCTGCAGATAAAATTTATGAGAATGCATTAGAAGTATTGCAAACAATCTCTAAATTAAAACCTTCTGCAGCAAAAGGAACATATTTCAAGAGCATTCATATCTCTTCAACTATGTCGCCTGGTATTACAGTTGAAACTAAATCAGTAGCGGGGATCTAA
- the rplK gene encoding 50S ribosomal protein L11: MAKEIGAMVKLQVKAGAANPSPPIGPALGAKGVNIMEFCKQFNARTQDKPGKILPVLITVYVDKSFEFIIKTPPVAIQLLEATGLKSGSAEPNRKKVASVNWEQVETIAKDKMVDLNAFTVESAMKMVAGTARSMGITVSGTAPWN; the protein is encoded by the coding sequence ATGGCAAAAGAGATCGGTGCAATGGTTAAGCTGCAAGTTAAAGCCGGCGCTGCAAACCCATCACCACCAATTGGCCCTGCATTGGGTGCAAAAGGTGTGAACATCATGGAGTTTTGCAAGCAATTTAATGCACGTACCCAAGACAAACCTGGGAAAATATTGCCTGTTTTGATTACTGTTTATGTTGACAAATCATTCGAATTTATCATCAAAACCCCTCCCGTTGCTATCCAGTTATTGGAAGCTACCGGTTTAAAGAGTGGTTCGGCCGAGCCTAACCGTAAAAAAGTTGCCAGCGTAAACTGGGAACAGGTTGAGACTATCGCCAAAGATAAAATGGTTGACTTGAACGCGTTCACAGTTGAATCGGCCATGAAAATGGTAGCAGGCACTGCCCGCAGCATGGGAATTACTGTATCTGGTACAGCTCCCTGGAACTAA
- the nusG gene encoding transcription termination/antitermination protein NusG, which yields MSDQLKWYVVRAISGKEKKVKQYIDAEISRLGISHLVPQVLIPTEKYYQMRDGKKIAKERNYFPGYVLMEAVLDGETEHIIKNINSVIGFLGDKAGNAIPLRQSEVNRILGKVDEMTSQAETMNVPYYVGENVKVMDGPFNGFSGVIEEVNEEKKKLKVMVKIFGRRTPLELNYMQVEKE from the coding sequence ATGAGTGATCAATTGAAATGGTATGTAGTTAGGGCCATTAGCGGTAAAGAAAAAAAAGTTAAACAGTATATTGATGCCGAAATTAGCCGTTTGGGCATCAGTCATTTGGTACCACAGGTATTAATACCTACCGAAAAGTATTACCAGATGCGCGATGGAAAGAAGATAGCTAAAGAGCGTAACTACTTTCCGGGCTATGTGTTAATGGAAGCCGTTTTAGATGGCGAAACCGAGCACATTATTAAAAACATTAACAGCGTTATAGGTTTCCTGGGTGATAAAGCCGGAAACGCTATTCCGCTGCGTCAATCAGAAGTTAACCGTATTTTAGGTAAGGTTGACGAGATGACAAGCCAGGCCGAGACTATGAACGTTCCTTACTATGTAGGCGAAAACGTTAAAGTTATGGATGGCCCTTTCAACGGCTTCAGCGGTGTTATCGAAGAGGTAAACGAAGAGAAGAAGAAGTTGAAGGTAATGGTAAAGATATTCGGTCGTCGTACGCCGCTCGAATTGAATTACATGCAGGTAGAGAAAGAATAG
- the secE gene encoding preprotein translocase subunit SecE, producing the protein MASVAEYIKESYIELTEKVTWPTWRELQSSAVLVLVAAIIIALVILGMDQIINYLLKLFYTSLT; encoded by the coding sequence ATGGCAAGTGTAGCTGAATATATTAAAGAGTCGTATATCGAGTTAACCGAAAAGGTTACCTGGCCTACATGGCGCGAGCTGCAAAGCAGCGCTGTTTTGGTATTGGTTGCGGCAATCATTATTGCTTTGGTTATTTTAGGTATGGACCAGATCATTAACTATTTGCTTAAACTGTTTTATACATCGCTAACTTAA
- the tuf gene encoding elongation factor Tu, translating to MAKEKFDRSKPHLNIGTIGHVDHGKTTLTAAITKVLADKGLSEARSFDSIDSAPEEKERGITINTAHVEYSTANRHYAHVDCPGHADYVKNMVTGAAQMDGAIIVVAATDGPMPQTREHILLARQVGVPALVVFMNKVDMVDDPELLELVEMEVRELLSFYEFPGDDIPVIQGSALGGLNADPKWVEKIMELMDAVDSYIPIPPRLTDLPFLMPVEDVFSITGRGTVATGRIERGVINSGEPVDILGMGAENLKSTVTGVEMFRKILDRGEAGDNVGLLLRGIEKTDIRRGMVICKPGSVTPHTDFKAEVYVLSKAEGGRHTPFFNKYRPQFYFRTTDVTGEISLEPGVEMVMPGDNVTINVKLINAIAMEKGLRFAIREGGRTVGAGQVTEIVK from the coding sequence ATGGCAAAAGAAAAGTTTGACCGCAGTAAGCCGCACTTAAACATCGGTACAATCGGTCACGTTGACCACGGTAAAACAACCCTTACCGCAGCTATCACTAAAGTTTTGGCTGACAAAGGTTTATCAGAAGCTCGTTCATTTGATTCAATTGACTCTGCTCCTGAAGAAAAAGAGCGTGGTATCACTATCAACACTGCCCACGTTGAATATTCAACTGCTAACCGTCACTACGCACACGTTGACTGTCCAGGTCACGCGGATTACGTGAAAAACATGGTTACCGGTGCTGCTCAGATGGACGGTGCTATCATCGTAGTTGCTGCTACTGACGGCCCAATGCCTCAAACTCGTGAGCACATCCTGTTAGCTCGTCAGGTAGGTGTACCTGCACTTGTTGTTTTCATGAACAAAGTTGACATGGTTGATGATCCTGAATTATTGGAGTTGGTAGAAATGGAAGTTCGTGAATTATTATCATTCTACGAATTCCCAGGTGATGATATCCCGGTTATTCAAGGTTCTGCTTTGGGTGGCTTGAACGCTGATCCAAAATGGGTTGAAAAAATCATGGAATTGATGGATGCTGTAGATAGCTACATCCCAATCCCTCCACGTTTGACAGATCTTCCATTCCTGATGCCGGTTGAAGACGTATTCTCGATCACTGGTCGTGGTACTGTAGCAACTGGTCGTATCGAGCGTGGTGTAATCAACTCTGGCGAGCCTGTTGACATCTTGGGTATGGGTGCTGAGAACTTGAAATCAACCGTAACCGGTGTTGAGATGTTCCGCAAAATCCTTGACCGTGGTGAAGCTGGTGACAACGTAGGTTTATTGTTACGTGGTATTGAGAAAACTGATATCCGTCGTGGTATGGTTATCTGTAAACCAGGTTCAGTAACTCCTCACACCGATTTCAAAGCAGAAGTTTACGTATTATCAAAAGCAGAAGGTGGCCGTCACACTCCATTCTTCAACAAATACCGTCCACAATTCTATTTCCGTACCACTGACGTTACTGGTGAGATTTCATTAGAACCAGGTGTAGAAATGGTTATGCCAGGTGATAACGTTACAATCAACGTAAAATTGATCAACGCAATCGCTATGGAAAAAGGCTTACGTTTCGCTATCCGTGAAGGTGGCAGGACTGTAGGTGCTGGCCAGGTAACTGAAATCGTTAAGTAA
- the hpf gene encoding ribosome hibernation-promoting factor, HPF/YfiA family, with amino-acid sequence MKITVQSIHFTADKKLLDFIQKKADKLDTFYDHIISGEVYLKLENVEDECNKITEIKVQLPGNQIFAKEKCKSFEEATDLAIESLRKQIEKHKQKKAIADASAKKAILTAAEDGF; translated from the coding sequence ATGAAAATTACAGTGCAGTCAATTCATTTCACCGCAGACAAGAAACTATTAGATTTTATTCAGAAGAAAGCTGATAAGCTTGACACGTTTTATGACCATATTATTAGCGGTGAAGTTTACTTAAAGCTTGAAAATGTGGAAGATGAGTGTAACAAAATAACCGAAATAAAAGTGCAGCTGCCGGGTAACCAGATCTTTGCAAAAGAAAAATGCAAAAGCTTTGAAGAAGCTACTGATCTGGCCATCGAAAGCCTTCGTAAACAGATTGAAAAGCATAAACAAAAGAAAGCAATAGCCGATGCCTCGGCCAAGAAAGCCATATTAACGGCTGCCGAAGACGGTTTTTAA
- a CDS encoding tyrosine-type recombinase/integrase: MFSERFIQYIKYEKRYSAHTVTAYQSDLDQFMLFLNNPGNADPAPEPEITHPSQISYHHIRNWMVELIDQKMLARSVNRKMATLRKYFKFLLQEGVIETNPASRIQSQKIPKSLPVVVEGDRLTEMLDSDEIFSADFEGRRDKLIIEMLFGTGMRLAELLGVKEQDVNLHDGVVKVLGKRNKERIIPVNTELKNLLKEYIDLKKNQNFDNNSFTLIVTNKGAGAYPAMIYLIVQKYLSNISTQSKRSPHVLRHTFATTLLNKGADLNSIKELLGHANLSATQIYTHNSVERLKSIYKLAHPKA, from the coding sequence ATGTTTTCAGAGCGTTTTATCCAATACATCAAGTACGAAAAGCGGTACTCAGCACATACAGTAACCGCTTATCAGTCTGATCTGGATCAGTTCATGCTCTTCCTGAACAATCCCGGTAACGCAGATCCCGCGCCCGAGCCGGAAATTACGCATCCATCCCAAATAAGCTATCATCACATCCGTAACTGGATGGTTGAATTGATTGACCAAAAAATGCTGGCCCGTTCGGTTAACCGCAAAATGGCCACGCTGCGCAAATACTTTAAATTTTTACTGCAGGAAGGTGTTATTGAAACCAACCCGGCCTCGCGCATCCAATCGCAAAAAATACCCAAAAGCCTGCCGGTGGTGGTGGAGGGCGACCGCCTTACCGAAATGCTGGATAGCGACGAAATTTTTTCGGCCGATTTTGAAGGCCGGCGCGATAAACTGATCATCGAAATGTTGTTTGGCACCGGCATGCGCCTGGCCGAACTGTTAGGCGTTAAAGAACAGGACGTTAACTTGCACGATGGGGTAGTGAAAGTATTAGGCAAGCGCAATAAAGAACGCATTATCCCCGTGAATACGGAGCTGAAGAATCTGCTGAAGGAGTATATCGACTTAAAGAAAAATCAAAATTTTGATAACAATTCCTTCACATTAATCGTTACAAATAAAGGAGCCGGGGCTTATCCGGCTATGATATATTTAATAGTGCAGAAATACCTTTCCAACATATCAACCCAAAGCAAACGTAGCCCGCATGTGCTGCGGCATACGTTTGCAACAACATTGTTAAATAAAGGAGCCGATTTAAATTCGATCAAAGAACTTTTGGGTCATGCCAACCTCAGCGCAACCCAAATCTATACGCACAATTCAGTTGAAAGACTAAAATCTATTTATAAACTCGCCCATCCAAAGGCTTAA
- the rpsU gene encoding 30S ribosomal protein S21, translating to MIIINVKDGESLDKALKRFKKKFEKTGVLRELRSRQAFEKKSVTRRHVVKHAIYKQGLNQETV from the coding sequence ATGATCATTATTAACGTAAAAGACGGCGAATCATTAGACAAAGCATTGAAACGCTTCAAGAAAAAATTCGAAAAAACAGGTGTTTTAAGAGAACTACGTAGTCGTCAGGCTTTCGAAAAGAAATCTGTAACCCGTCGTCATGTTGTTAAACATGCAATCTATAAACAAGGTTTAAACCAGGAAACAGTTTAA
- a CDS encoding acyl-CoA dehydrogenase → MDALLTDTPQNGGYDFGMNENQQMVGQMARDFAERYIKPHVMEWDEAQHFPIDLFKQLGELGMMGVFVPEQYGGSGFGYFEYVTVISEIAKVCGAIGLSVAAHNSLCTGHILAFGNEEQKHKWLPKLATAEWLGAWGLTEANTGSDALHMNTTAVLDGDHYVVNGSKNWITHGKSGNVAVVMVRTGHKGDSHGISALVIEKGTPGFTHGKKENKLGMRASETTELIFDNCRVPKENLLGVEGEGFKQAMAVLDGGRISIAALSLGIAKGAFEAAVAYAKERHQFGQPISNFQGIAFKLADMATEIEAAELLVMQAADLKNRHLPVSKQSAMAKYYASETAVRTATEAVQIFGGYGYTKDFPVEKFYRDAKLCTIGEGTSEIQKIVISREVLR, encoded by the coding sequence ATGGATGCTTTGTTAACTGATACCCCTCAAAACGGCGGGTATGATTTTGGTATGAACGAAAACCAGCAGATGGTAGGCCAGATGGCCCGCGATTTTGCCGAACGCTATATTAAACCTCATGTAATGGAATGGGACGAGGCCCAGCACTTCCCGATAGATTTATTTAAGCAGCTTGGCGAGCTTGGTATGATGGGCGTTTTTGTGCCCGAACAATACGGCGGCTCGGGCTTTGGCTACTTTGAATATGTTACCGTGATAAGCGAAATTGCTAAAGTTTGCGGTGCGATAGGTTTATCGGTTGCGGCACACAACTCGCTTTGCACAGGGCATATTCTTGCTTTTGGCAACGAAGAGCAAAAGCATAAATGGCTGCCCAAACTGGCCACTGCCGAATGGCTTGGTGCCTGGGGATTAACCGAGGCCAACACCGGATCAGACGCGTTGCACATGAACACTACTGCTGTGTTGGATGGCGACCATTATGTGGTGAACGGATCAAAAAACTGGATTACCCACGGTAAATCGGGCAATGTGGCGGTGGTGATGGTGCGCACAGGTCATAAAGGCGATTCGCATGGAATTTCGGCCTTGGTGATTGAGAAGGGAACTCCCGGTTTTACACATGGTAAAAAGGAGAATAAACTGGGTATGCGTGCTTCAGAAACTACCGAGCTTATTTTTGATAATTGCCGCGTACCTAAAGAAAATTTACTGGGCGTTGAGGGCGAAGGCTTTAAACAGGCCATGGCTGTGCTGGATGGCGGCCGTATCTCAATAGCTGCCCTATCATTAGGAATAGCCAAAGGTGCTTTCGAGGCGGCGGTTGCCTATGCTAAAGAGCGCCACCAGTTTGGCCAGCCTATCAGCAATTTTCAAGGGATAGCCTTTAAACTGGCAGATATGGCTACCGAAATTGAAGCTGCCGAACTACTGGTAATGCAGGCCGCCGATTTGAAAAACCGCCACTTGCCGGTGAGCAAGCAATCGGCTATGGCTAAGTATTATGCTTCGGAAACTGCTGTACGTACAGCTACAGAGGCTGTGCAGATTTTCGGTGGATATGGTTATACCAAGGATTTCCCGGTAGAGAAATTTTATCGGGACGCCAAGTTGTGTACCATAGGCGAGGGGACGAGCGAGATACAGAAGATTGTGATTAGCAGGGAGGTGCTGAGGTAG